From one Ursus arctos isolate Adak ecotype North America unplaced genomic scaffold, UrsArc2.0 scaffold_26, whole genome shotgun sequence genomic stretch:
- the TMEM106C gene encoding transmembrane protein 106C, whose product MGSQHSTSARPSYCRRKKEDREDLLADREQEEAIAQFPYVEFTGRDSITCLTCQGTGYIPTEQVNELVALIPHSDQRLRPQRTKQYVLLSVLLCLLASGLVVFFLFPHSVLVDDDGIKVVKVTFNKQDSLVILAITATLKIRNSNFYSVAVTSLSSQVQYMNTVVGTYVTANVSLIPPRSEQLVNFTAKAEMGGPFSYVYFFCTLPDILVHNIVVFMRTSVKISYIGHMTQSSLETHHYVDCGANSTAV is encoded by the exons ATGGGGTCCCAGCATTCCACCTCTGCTCGCCCCTCTTATTGCAGGCGAAAGAAAGAGGACAGGGAGGATCTGCTGGCCGACAGGGAGCAGGAAGAAGCCATTGCTCAGTTCCCATATGTGGAGTTCACTGGTCGAGATAGCATCACCTGTCTCACATGCCAGGGGACAGGCTACATTCCAACAG AGCAAGTAAACGAGTTGGTGGCTTTGATCCCACACAGTGATCAGAGATTGCGCCCTCAGAGAAC GAAGCAGTACGTCCTCCTGTCTGTCCTGCTCTGTCTCCTGGCATCTGGTTTGGtggttttcttcctgtttccacatTCGGTCCTTGTGGATGATGATGGCATCAAGGTGGTGAAAGTCACATTTAATAAGCAGGACTCCCTTGTCATCCTTGCCATCACG GCCACCCTGAAAATCAGGAACTCCAACTTCTACTCAGTGGCAGTGACCAGCCTGTCCAGCCAGGTTCAGTACATGAACACAGTGGTTGGTACATATGTGACCGCTAACGTCTCCCTCATTCCACCTCGGAGTGAGCAACTG GTGAATTTTACTGCGAAGGCCGAGATGGGAGGACCGTTCTCCTATGTGTA CTTCTTCTGCACATTGCCCGATATCCTGGTGCACAACATAGTGGTCTTCATGCG aactTCGGTGAAGATATCCTACATTGGCCACATGACCCAGAGCTCCTTGGAGACACATCACTATGTGGATTGTGGAGCAAATTCCACAGCTGTTTAG